The Neisseria animaloris genome segment GAAGAGGCAAGAATCAATTGGAGCGAATCTGCCGAAACCATCGAACGCAAAATTCGTGCTTTCAATCCCGTTCCGGTAGCTTGGACGGAGTATCAAGGCAAACCGATGAAAATCTGGCAAGCGGAAGTGGTATCGCAAAACGGTAAGGCTGGAGAAGTGTTGCTATGTAATTCAGACGGCCTGGTGGTAGCTTGCGGAGAAAAAGCCTTGCGTATTACAGAATTGCAGCCTGCCGGCAGCAAGCGGATGACGGTAGCGGCTTTTGCTGCCGGAAACCGAGTTGAAGAAGGAACTTTTTTATGAGTATGGCGCTGGCGCAAAAGCTTGCGGCGGAAAGCGTTGTCACAGTTGCTGCCGGCCGGAATTTGCAAGACGTATTGGCTGAAATCCGAGACAGGCATCCCGACCTGAGCACGCAGGAAAGCGGTGCGTTGCAAGATATTGCCTATGGTTGCCAGCGTTATGGCGGCAGTTTGCATTTTATACTTGGAAAGATGCTCAATAAACCGATTACCGATCCACAGCTTGAAAGTTTATTGTTGGCAGCGCTCTACCAACTGCATTACACCCGCAATGCACCTCATGCCGTTGTAAACGAAGCGGTAGATGCCATTGCAAAAATAGAGAAGGGGAAATACCGTTCGTTTGCTAATGCTATTTTGCGTCGCTTTTTACGTGAACGTGAAAAATTGGCAGCTTTGTGTAACAAAAATGCAACAGCCAAGCATAATCTTCCTGAATGGTGGATAGATTATCTGCAAAGCCATTATCCAAAACATTGGCACAATATTGCCGCTGTGTTGCAACAACATCCGCCGATGACCCTGCGTGTTAACCGCCGCCGAGGTAATGCTGAAAGTTATTTGGCGGTTTTGAATGCTGTCGGCATTCAGGCCAAGGCATTGGATGATTATGCGGTAACGTTGCTGGAGCCTGTGCCGGTTGGGAAACTGCCCGGTTTTTCAGACGGCCTTGTATCCGTACAAGATTTCGGTGCTCAGCAGGCCGCTTATCTTTTGAATCCGCAAAACGGCGAGAGGATTCTTGATGCTTGCGCAGCGCCCGGCGGAAAAACAGGCCATATTTTAGAGTTGGCCGACTGTCATGTTACGGCATTGGATATTGATGAAACCCGCCTTGCCCGAGTGCAAAGCAACCTTGATCGCTTGGGTTTTCAGACGGCCTCTTTGGGTTGTGCCGACGCGAAAAACTTGGGTGCATGGTATGATGGAAAACCGTTTGATGCCATTTTAGCCGATGTGCCTTGTACGGCTTCCGGTGTTGTACGGCGAAATCCCGATATCAAATGGTTACGCCGTCTGGGCGATGCAGCCAAAACGGCCCGTCAGCAAGAAGCCCTGTTAGACGCACTCTGGCAGACCCTGACGAAAAACGGCAGGATGCTGTTGGCGACTTGTTCTATTTTTGTGGAAGAAAACGAACAACAATTACAGAAATTTTTAAACCGCCATGTTGATGCCAAATTTTTGGAAACACATGTGCTTTTACCGAATAAACACCAAGATGGCTTTTATTACGCGCTTGTTCAGAAACAGTAGATTGCTACTGTTGCCTATTTTGCTGGCCGTGTCTTTTCAGACGGCCGCAGAAGGCATCAGTGCAACCCGTGCGCAGGCTAAACTCACATCGTCGGGCCAGTTGTCGGTTAGCAGCCGTTTTCAAATTCATTTGCCTGATCAGCTTAAGGAGGTGCTTTCTCAAGGAGTGCCGTTGAATTTCACCTTGAGTTACCAGCTTTCTGCGCCAACGGTGGCTGCGTATCGTTTCAAACTCGGTCAAATTGTCGGCAACGATAATTCTATACAGTATAAATTGTCATATCATCCGTTAACCAACCGTTACCGTGTGGCAGTCGGTACATTTTCTACCGAATATAATTCACTCGAAACGGCTTTGCGCGGTATCGGAGCGATCGCCAATTGGAAAGTATTGAGCAGTGGAATGCTGAGTGGCGTGTCAGCTTCTGAAGCTAAAGCTGAAATCCGTTTGGAGCTAAGTACAGCACAATTACCTAAACCTTTTCAAATCAATGCACTAACTTCAAGAATCTGGCAGCTTGATTCAGGCTGGAAATCTTTAAATATCTTGAAGGAGTAATCCTGATGCGGTCTTTTCTCCTTGTTGCCGGCTTTCTTGCAGTAGTTTTTCTCTATACGCTTACCATTGCGACTGGTTATACCAGCAGCTTGGGTGATTATTTTTGGTGGATTATTGCAGCATGTGCCGTATTAATCGGCTTATTGTTGGCGGTATTGTTGCGTTATCTATGGCTTTTGCTGCGCGACAGCCGTCGCCGGATTTTCGGTTCGCAAATTGCCCGCCGTTTGGCTGGAATGTTCACATTAGTTGCGGTTCTGCCGGGATTGTTTCTTTTCGGTGTGTCGGCGCAGTTTATTTCCAATAGTATTAACTCTTGGTTTGGAAACGATACACACGAGGCGCTTGAGCGCGGTTTGAATCTGAGTAAA includes the following:
- the rsmB gene encoding 16S rRNA (cytosine(967)-C(5))-methyltransferase RsmB produces the protein MSMALAQKLAAESVVTVAAGRNLQDVLAEIRDRHPDLSTQESGALQDIAYGCQRYGGSLHFILGKMLNKPITDPQLESLLLAALYQLHYTRNAPHAVVNEAVDAIAKIEKGKYRSFANAILRRFLREREKLAALCNKNATAKHNLPEWWIDYLQSHYPKHWHNIAAVLQQHPPMTLRVNRRRGNAESYLAVLNAVGIQAKALDDYAVTLLEPVPVGKLPGFSDGLVSVQDFGAQQAAYLLNPQNGERILDACAAPGGKTGHILELADCHVTALDIDETRLARVQSNLDRLGFQTASLGCADAKNLGAWYDGKPFDAILADVPCTASGVVRRNPDIKWLRRLGDAAKTARQQEALLDALWQTLTKNGRMLLATCSIFVEENEQQLQKFLNRHVDAKFLETHVLLPNKHQDGFYYALVQKQ
- a CDS encoding DUF4390 domain-containing protein — its product is MAFITRLFRNSRLLLLPILLAVSFQTAAEGISATRAQAKLTSSGQLSVSSRFQIHLPDQLKEVLSQGVPLNFTLSYQLSAPTVAAYRFKLGQIVGNDNSIQYKLSYHPLTNRYRVAVGTFSTEYNSLETALRGIGAIANWKVLSSGMLSGVSASEAKAEIRLELSTAQLPKPFQINALTSRIWQLDSGWKSLNILKE